Proteins encoded in a region of the Orcinus orca chromosome X, mOrcOrc1.1, whole genome shotgun sequence genome:
- the RTL4 gene encoding retrotransposon Gag-like protein 4: SQSKTTVCSLVSNIGTQFCLVSLDSRRYSRELHRITTYQSALLKQYENFVLELQQSFGEPTKQEMNPLMNAKVDKRDNFSQQDATTFQLLAQNLRYNETNQSDHFQEELADSIQAEVNGTDLMDNLPDLITQCIQLDKQRSDRPELLQPEAQIPVLASLISNPTGPPPKEDPIQLRGSQLPLTPAKRARQQETQSCLYCSQAGHFTRDCLAKRSRAPARINNPAHQ; this comes from the coding sequence TCACAGAGCAAAACCACTGTCTGCTCATTGGTATCCAATATTGGTACTCAATTCTGCTTAGTCTCACTTGATTCCAGAAGATACAGTAGAGAATTACACAGAATCACCACCTACCAGAGTGCTCTGTTGAAGCAATATGAGAACTTTGTTCTTGAGTTACAGCAGTCATTTGGTGAGCCCACAAAACAGGAAATGAACCCCTTGATGAATGCTAAGGTTGACAAAAGGGACAACTTCTCTCAGCAGGATGCCACTACTTTCCAGCTCCTTGCTCAAAATCTGAGATATAATGAAACCAATCAGAGTGATCACTTCCAAGAGGAACTAGCTGACTCCATTCAGGCTGAAGTAAATGGCACAGATCTGATGGACAATCTCCCAGACCTTATCACTCAGTGTATTCAGTTGGATAAGCAACGTAGTGACAGGCCAGAGCTCCTGCAGCCAGAGGCCCAGATCCCAGTGTTGGCTTCCCTGATCTCCAACCCCACAGGTCCACCACCCAAGGAAGACCCTATACAGCTTCGAGGAAGCCAGCTGCCTCTTACTCCAGCCAAACGAGCCCGCCAGCAAGAAACTCAGTCATGCCTTTACTGCAGCCAGGCTGGTCACTTCACAAGAGATTGCCTTGCCAAACGTTCTCGAGCCCCAGCAAGGATAAATAACCCAGCTCACCAGTAA